One genomic window of Candidatus Nitrosopumilus sediminis includes the following:
- the cca gene encoding CCA tRNA nucleotidyltransferase: MKQIISKVSKSVIPPKTIRRSKEQIAETAFNLVKKEITKYSEVIGLEFGGSFAKDTWLSKEADIDIFIKFKKNVSEEKFEKISQEIGFNSLKKYSPYVRYSQHPYVEAKIKNTKINIVPFYDVKIGEWKSAADRSSFHTKFMKKSLTSKMKNEVRVLKTFLKSNGIYGAEIAKQGFSGYISEVLILEFGSFENLVKSISKIKENQIIGKTSKSFDTSIVVIDPIDSNRNLAAAISDENIGKFILISRALKEKPSLEFFKNKKSKISNKFWNNLLVVKFDFRARSPDIIWGQIKRATSTLSTQLELEGFTVFRSKSYTDQQKEAYLFFFLESTKISGIYQKTGPEFFRDDSTHSFISKNLRNADLVWVGNERKIIALEKRKHVDAVSFMKEFLKKNLQIGIPKGLQNDFRRGFKVFVGNKTLSKSIKEEASELISVDGTLLYFN; encoded by the coding sequence ATGAAGCAAATAATTTCCAAAGTTTCCAAATCTGTAATTCCGCCAAAAACAATAAGGAGATCAAAAGAGCAAATAGCAGAAACAGCTTTTAATCTAGTAAAAAAAGAAATTACAAAATATTCTGAAGTAATAGGATTAGAGTTTGGAGGATCATTTGCTAAAGATACATGGTTATCTAAAGAAGCAGATATTGATATTTTCATTAAATTCAAGAAAAATGTATCTGAAGAGAAATTTGAAAAAATTTCACAGGAAATTGGATTTAATTCATTAAAAAAATATTCTCCGTATGTAAGATATTCTCAACATCCTTATGTTGAGGCAAAAATTAAGAACACAAAAATAAACATAGTACCATTTTATGATGTAAAAATTGGAGAATGGAAAAGTGCTGCTGATAGATCTTCATTTCATACAAAATTTATGAAAAAATCATTGACATCAAAAATGAAAAATGAGGTAAGAGTTCTAAAGACATTTCTAAAGTCAAATGGAATTTATGGTGCAGAAATTGCAAAACAGGGATTTAGTGGATATATTTCAGAAGTTTTGATTTTAGAATTTGGAAGTTTTGAAAATCTCGTTAAATCAATTTCAAAGATTAAAGAAAATCAAATTATTGGAAAAACATCAAAATCATTTGATACATCAATTGTGGTAATTGATCCAATTGACAGTAACAGGAACTTAGCTGCTGCCATTTCAGATGAAAATATTGGAAAGTTTATTCTCATTTCCAGAGCACTAAAAGAAAAACCAAGTCTAGAATTTTTTAAGAATAAAAAATCAAAAATATCAAATAAATTTTGGAATAATTTACTAGTAGTCAAATTTGATTTTAGAGCTAGAAGCCCAGACATTATCTGGGGACAGATTAAAAGAGCAACGTCAACATTGTCTACACAGTTAGAATTAGAAGGATTTACAGTATTTAGAAGCAAATCTTACACGGATCAACAAAAAGAAGCCTATCTCTTTTTCTTTTTAGAGTCTACAAAAATAAGTGGGATATATCAAAAGACAGGACCAGAATTTTTTAGGGATGATAGTACCCATAGTTTTATTTCTAAAAATCTTAGAAATGCAGACCTAGTGTGGGTTGGAAATGAAAGAAAAATAATTGCATTAGAAAAAAGAAAACATGTTGATGCAGTAAGTTTTATGAAAGAATTTTTGAAAAAAAATCTTCAGATAGGCATACCAAAAGGTCTTCAAAATGATTTTAGACGAGGTTTCAAGGTGTTTGTAGGAAATAAAACTTTAAGCAAATCAATTAAAGAGGAAGCATCTGAGTTGATTTCAGTAGATGGCACACTCCTTTATTTCAATTAA
- a CDS encoding NAD(P)/FAD-dependent oxidoreductase, whose product MTNIPHVVILGGGFGGLSAANELRNTLSSSQVKITVVDKKDWFMVGFAKLWIINGTRTFENSIGSLNELGKKEINFIKDEILSINLENKNIKTKSHEISFDFLIISMGAVLDPQKIPGLVENGFNLYDHKQLSEIHDKLATMKSGKIAISIMGMPYKCPPAPFEASLLIDSMLRKRGVRNSIQIDFYSPAPITLPAAGSEVSKQILELINSEKIVFHNSSKIKSVESKKLIFENSEADFDLLLAVPPHIAPKVIYDSGLAKNSGFIPINRDCKTPFENIFAVGDVTSLTVGENMTVPKAGIFAEGEGITVAKNIISKIQSKNDSALFDGKGGCFIESGRDTASIIEVDMFTNEKPTTNLTESTPDNLSKKVEFEKERLSKWL is encoded by the coding sequence TTGACAAACATTCCACATGTTGTAATTTTAGGAGGAGGCTTTGGTGGACTTTCAGCTGCAAATGAATTAAGAAACACACTATCATCTTCTCAAGTAAAAATTACTGTTGTAGATAAAAAAGACTGGTTCATGGTAGGATTTGCAAAATTGTGGATCATTAATGGGACACGTACTTTTGAAAATTCTATTGGTTCATTAAATGAATTAGGAAAAAAGGAAATTAATTTCATTAAAGATGAAATTTTATCAATAAATCTTGAGAACAAAAATATAAAAACTAAATCCCATGAAATCTCTTTTGATTTTCTAATAATTTCAATGGGGGCAGTATTAGATCCTCAAAAAATACCTGGATTAGTAGAAAATGGATTCAATCTTTATGATCATAAACAGCTTTCTGAAATTCATGATAAACTTGCAACGATGAAATCTGGAAAAATTGCAATATCTATTATGGGGATGCCTTACAAATGTCCCCCAGCGCCATTTGAGGCTAGTTTACTTATAGATTCTATGCTAAGAAAACGTGGTGTACGTAATTCTATTCAAATTGATTTTTACAGTCCTGCTCCAATTACATTACCTGCAGCTGGATCTGAAGTTAGTAAACAAATTCTTGAACTAATAAATTCTGAAAAAATTGTTTTTCATAATTCATCTAAAATAAAATCTGTTGAATCTAAAAAACTAATTTTTGAAAACAGTGAAGCTGATTTTGATTTACTTTTAGCTGTACCCCCACACATTGCTCCAAAAGTAATTTATGATTCTGGATTAGCTAAAAATTCCGGATTTATTCCAATAAATAGAGACTGTAAAACACCATTTGAAAATATTTTTGCAGTAGGTGATGTAACTAGTTTAACTGTTGGAGAAAATATGACCGTTCCAAAAGCTGGAATTTTTGCAGAAGGAGAAGGAATTACAGTTGCAAAAAATATTATCTCAAAAATTCAATCCAAAAATGATTCTGCATTATTTGATGGAAAAGGTGGATGTTTTATTGAATCAGGCAGGGATACTGCATCTATAATTGAAGTTGATATGTTTACTAATGAAAAACCAACTACAAATCTTACAGAATCTACACCAGATAATCTATCTAAAAAAGTTGAATTTGAAAAAGAAAGACTCTCAAAATGGTTATGA
- a CDS encoding AN1-type zinc finger domain-containing protein, protein MQSEKCAYCGDLTDLPFQCNYCKDPFCAEHRLPEEHRCVKLSQIRAKRFGEKKVIRDGGRNKPNILKRIFGRF, encoded by the coding sequence ATGCAATCAGAAAAATGTGCATATTGTGGAGATTTAACAGATTTGCCATTTCAATGCAATTATTGTAAAGATCCTTTTTGTGCAGAACATAGACTTCCTGAGGAACATAGATGTGTAAAACTTAGTCAAATTAGAGCAAAAAGATTTGGTGAAAAAAAAGTTATTCGAGATGGTGGACGTAACAAGCCAAACATCTTAAAACGAATTTTTGGAAGATTTTAA
- a CDS encoding RIO1 family regulatory kinase/ATPase → MAHSFISIKKFTEEPYSNILGYPNATNRQIKSRINELARLKIKSISLTGPTTLGNLAILGKGYVGVVVLAKKGNKEIALKIRRTDSQRKDMKNEAILLRLVNSVKVGPKVIDVSKNFLVMEYLEGEKFSRWIEMLKGTGSAKKLKSIIKSVLEDCYRLDQIGLDHGELSNISKHVIVGKTKVSLIDFESSSTKRRPSNVTSITQAFFIGSGISKKAQKIYKNSSKEKIIDALKSYKQEKTLENFEKLLKVLKL, encoded by the coding sequence ATGGCACACTCCTTTATTTCAATTAAAAAATTTACAGAGGAACCATACTCAAACATTTTAGGATATCCAAATGCAACTAATCGTCAAATTAAATCAAGAATTAATGAATTAGCAAGATTAAAAATAAAATCAATTTCTTTAACAGGTCCTACTACACTTGGTAATCTAGCAATTTTAGGAAAAGGGTATGTTGGTGTTGTGGTACTTGCAAAAAAAGGTAACAAAGAGATTGCTCTAAAAATAAGAAGAACTGATTCACAAAGAAAAGATATGAAAAATGAGGCGATATTGTTAAGATTAGTAAATTCAGTTAAAGTCGGCCCAAAAGTTATTGATGTAAGTAAAAATTTCTTAGTTATGGAATATCTTGAAGGAGAAAAATTTAGCAGATGGATAGAAATGTTGAAAGGAACTGGTAGTGCAAAAAAATTAAAATCTATAATAAAAAGTGTTTTAGAAGATTGTTATAGATTAGATCAAATAGGATTAGACCATGGTGAATTAAGTAATATTTCAAAGCACGTAATTGTAGGTAAAACAAAAGTTTCTCTGATTGATTTTGAAAGTTCTAGCACAAAGAGAAGACCATCAAATGTCACATCAATTACTCAAGCCTTTTTTATTGGATCAGGAATTTCTAAAAAGGCTCAAAAAATTTACAAAAACTCATCTAAAGAGAAAATCATTGATGCTTTAAAATCATACAAACAAGAAAAGACATTAGAAAACTTTGAAAAACTACTCAAAGTTTTAAAATTATAA
- a CDS encoding SDR family oxidoreductase, translating to MIKDKIAIITGASSGIGFATAIALSKAGAKVAIGARRVDRLEDLAKKISSDGGEVFYQKLDVTQRSECENFAKAVLDKWGSIDILVNNAGLMPLSFFKSLKVDEWDKMIDVNIKGVLYSTGAVISHMKEKKSGHIVNLSSVAGRIVFPAGSVYCATKHAVAAFSEGLRQEFSVRSNIRVTSIEPGVVATELNDTITDESLQGFIENAKKMESLQAEDIANAILYAVNSPSHVNVNEILIRPTTQER from the coding sequence ATGATTAAAGATAAAATTGCAATAATTACTGGAGCTAGTAGTGGTATAGGATTTGCCACTGCCATAGCCCTATCAAAAGCAGGAGCAAAAGTTGCAATTGGTGCTAGAAGAGTTGACCGTTTAGAAGATCTTGCAAAAAAAATCTCTTCTGATGGCGGTGAGGTATTTTATCAAAAATTAGATGTAACACAAAGATCTGAATGTGAAAATTTTGCCAAAGCCGTTTTGGATAAATGGGGTTCTATTGATATTCTTGTGAATAATGCAGGATTGATGCCGTTGAGTTTCTTCAAAAGCCTCAAGGTTGATGAATGGGATAAAATGATTGATGTGAATATCAAAGGCGTATTGTATTCCACAGGCGCCGTAATTTCTCATATGAAAGAAAAAAAATCTGGTCATATAGTTAATCTTTCATCTGTAGCTGGAAGAATTGTTTTTCCTGCTGGTAGTGTTTATTGTGCAACGAAACATGCAGTTGCCGCATTTAGTGAGGGATTAAGACAGGAATTTAGTGTTCGTTCAAACATTAGAGTCACTAGTATTGAACCAGGAGTTGTTGCAACAGAACTTAATGATACCATCACTGATGAATCCTTACAAGGATTCATAGAAAATGCAAAAAAGATGGAATCTTTACAGGCAGAAGACATTGCAAATGCAATTTTGTATGCAGTTAATTCACCATCACATGTAAACGTAAATGAAATTCTAATTCGGCCTACAACACAAGAACGCTAA